A single genomic interval of Spirosoma taeanense harbors:
- a CDS encoding polysaccharide deacetylase family protein — protein MNILTFDIEEWFHLLDNASTRTEAEWSRYETRIYKNMDLIFQLLEDTNSRATFFCLGWVADKHPDVIRRIDAAGFEVATHSYAHQLAYEQTPAEFQADLERSIKHLQDLTGKKVRAYRAPGFSIKEFNRWVFPILIEQGIEIDCSVFSARRAHGGDASLAMFEPGYLDVGGTLLKEFPINTAAVLGQDLIFSGGGYFRLLPYRAIRGLMQRSNYVMTYFHPRDFDAGQPMIPGLSRSRQFKSYYGLKGCLPKLKQLLTEFAFVDLAEAEQQVDWTKVIRREAIR, from the coding sequence ACATTTGATATTGAAGAATGGTTTCATCTTCTCGACAATGCCTCAACCCGGACCGAAGCCGAGTGGAGCCGTTACGAAACACGGATTTATAAGAATATGGACCTCATCTTTCAGTTACTGGAAGATACTAACAGCCGGGCCACGTTCTTCTGTCTGGGCTGGGTCGCCGATAAGCACCCGGACGTAATCCGACGGATTGATGCGGCTGGATTCGAAGTCGCGACGCATTCTTACGCGCACCAACTGGCTTACGAGCAGACCCCCGCCGAGTTTCAGGCTGATCTGGAGCGGTCGATCAAGCATTTGCAGGATTTGACGGGTAAAAAGGTCCGGGCGTACCGGGCACCGGGGTTTTCTATCAAAGAGTTCAACCGCTGGGTGTTCCCCATTCTCATTGAGCAGGGGATTGAAATTGACTGCTCTGTTTTTTCGGCGCGTCGGGCGCACGGGGGCGATGCCTCGCTGGCGATGTTTGAGCCGGGCTATCTCGACGTGGGCGGAACGCTGCTGAAGGAATTTCCGATTAATACGGCCGCTGTTCTGGGGCAGGATCTGATTTTCTCGGGGGGCGGCTATTTCCGGTTATTGCCTTACCGCGCCATTCGTGGCCTGATGCAGCGGTCGAATTACGTTATGACGTATTTCCATCCCCGCGATTTCGACGCTGGTCAGCCCATGATACCGGGACTGAGCCGGTCGCGGCAGTTCAAGTCCTACTACGGTCTGAAGGGCTGCCTGCCTAAGTTGAAACAGCTTCTGACGGAGTTCGCTTTTGTCGATCTGGCCGAGGCCGAGCAGCAGGTTGACTGGACGAAGGTTATTCGTCGGGAAGCAATCCGCTAA